The DNA window GTCATAACTTCTATCATCCCATTTGATTACGAAAGTATCTCTAGAATAAGGCAAAACTTCACCTTTTAATCTTTCGGAAGATTTACAAATAATTCTAAAACCTTTCTTTTCTTTAGAAATTACAATATCTCCAAACCAAGCGTCTCTATACGTTCCTACAAATTGTTCTGGAGCTAGTTTTGCACTTCTGTCTTTTTGGTAAGCCGCTACTTTAGCATACGTTTCAGCTTTTTCTTTGTCATATTGAGCATTTCCTTTTGCGTATCTTTCTGCATAGGTTTTCAACCAATTTCTGTCTTCAATTCCTAAATAAGCATCTTTCACAGTATTGGTAATCGTGTTAAAAGCCACCCCTTGTTGTTGGTTCGTGAGCACTACAATTCCTAAATTCAAATCAGGAATTAACGTAAACTGTGTAACTGTACCGATTAAACCACCTGTATGCTGAATCTGGCGGTGACCTTTTACATCAGAAATAAACCAACCTAAACCATAACCGTAAAATTTAGTATCATAAGGATTTTTAGCAGCCATAGGAATCGGTTGTTGAATTTGCCAAAGAAGATTCGCGTTTTTCTCAGAAACCAAAAGTACTCCATCTTTAGTTACAAAACCATTCATTAAGAAATTTGCCCAAGTCGTCATGTCTGTAATGTTGCTCAAAATTCCACCTGCTGCATTGGCAGTTTCGTTCCAATCGTGAGGAACTGCAACCGCTTTTCCATTGACTGGAGCATGTGCATCAATTTTATTTTCTATAGATTTTGCACGGTTATAACTTCCGAAACTTGCCGTCATCCCAACAGGTTTCATAATTCTTTCTTCGATAAAGTCTGCCCAAGTTTTGCCAGAAATTTTATGAATAACTTCTCCTGCTACAATAAACATCACATTGTTATAATCCATTGTATTTCTGAAAGAATGCGCAGGTTTCAAATAACGAACATTGTGCAATAATTGCTCTGTAGGCATGGTTCCACCTTCTGGAAAAAACATTAAATCTCCTTGTCCAAGACCTAAACCAGCTCTGTGCGTCACCAAATCTTTGATGGTAAGTTCTTGCGTTACATAATCGTCATACATTTTGAAATCTGGTAAAAATTTGGTCACTTTATCATCCCAATTGAGTTTTCCTTCGTCTGCTAAAATCGCTAAAGCAGTGCAAGTAAAACCTTTAGAATTAGAAGCAATTCCTACCAAAGTTTCTGGTGTCATTGGCAATTTAGAATTGAGTGAACGAACTCCGAAACCTTTAGAATAGATGACTTTCCCGTCTTTAAGAACACCGACAGACATTCCGGGAACATCAAAAGTTTTAATCGTATTTTGGATGAGTTCGTCTAGTTTCTGCTCTGAAATTTGACTAAAAAAGAATAATGAGCAAAGAATAAAGAACAAAGAAAATGATTTTTTCATGCTGATTTTTTTGAATTTCTGTAAAGGTAAATAATTCTAAAAAAAAAATCTCGCTGATTTAGCAAATTAAGCAGATAAAAATCAGCCAAACCAGTTAAATCAGCGAGAAAAATAAAATTTTAGGAGTTATTATTATTTCATTGCTTTTTCGTAGTAATCAGAAACTACATTCCAATCGATTACATTAAAGAAAGCTTCTATATAATCTGCTCTTTTGTTTTGATATTTTAAATAATAAGCGTGTTCCCAAACATCCATTGCCAAAACTGGAGTTCCAGAAATAGACATTCCCGGCATTAGAGGATTATCTTGATTTGGAGTGCTTCCTACTTTCAATTTTCCTGAAGCATCAGTAACCAACCAAGCCCAACCAGAACCAAATTGTTTCGCTCCCGCATCAGAAAACTGCTTTTTGAAATTTTCAAAACTTCCGAAATCTCTATTGATGGCATCAGCTAATTTCCCAGTTGGTTTTCCTGTTGAATTCGGAGTCATCAAATCAAAATACAAATTGTGATTATAGTAACCACCTGCATTATTTCTTAACGCAGCATTGCTGGTATCAAGCGTTTTCAACACTTCTTCTATCGTCATATTTACTTGTGGTTTTCCTTCCACCGCTTTATTTAAATTGTTCAAATATCCCACATAATGCTTGGAAAAGTGAATGTACATAGTCTTCGCATCTACATATTTTGAAAAAGCATCATAATTATGTTTCAGTGTTTTTATTTTGAAAGCACCTGCATTTGCAGTAACATCAGAAGGTTTACCATAATCTGTAGATTCTACATTCACTACAGGTTGCGCTGTATTTCCCACTACCGCTACACAAGAAGTAACCGCAGAAAAAGCGATGGCTACAAAAGCCCATTGAACTAATTTTTTCATATCTAAAAGATTAAATTTTTAAAAATAGAATTTCCCAAAAATAGCAAAAAAGTACCGAAAATAGGTCAATTTTTCATTAACAAAATCTATAATTTGGTTTTATGTATTTATTTTAAAGTTGAGCACTCTCTCATTCTACAATTCTACTACTCTATCACTCACACTTTGTACTTTTAACTTTACGCTTCGTACTTATAAAAATCTTACCTTTGTAAAAAGTAAAAAAGTAAAATGGAAAGTAAAAAAGAATTCTTCTTAGAGTGTTATAAACTTGGGATTATAAAATTCGGTAGATTTACATTGAAATCCGGCATCGAAAGCCCATTCTATGTAGATTTAAGACCTCTCGCTTCTGAACCAAAAATCTTAAAACATTTGGCCAATTATCTTTTAGAAATGCTTCCTTTAGATAATTTTGATGTAATTTGCGGTGTTCCTTACGCTGCATTACCTATGGCAACCGCCATGTCTTTAGAAAGCTATATCCCATTGATTATCAAGAGAAAAGAAGCTAAAGAATACGGAACCAAAAAACTCATTGAAGGTATTTATAAATCTGGACAAAACTGTCTACTCGTAGAAGACGTGATTACTTCTGGAAAATCTTTGGTAGAAACCATCGCGGAAGTAGAAAGTGAAGGGTTAAAAGTTTCTGATATTGTAGTGGTTCTAGACCGTGAACAAGGCGGAAAGCAACTTTTACAAGAAAAAGGCTATCACGTTCATACGCTTTTCAGCATTTCCGAAGTGGTAGAAATTTTAAAAGAAGTAGACCATCTTACGGAAGAAGAAGTTCTAAGAATTAATGAATTTATCGCAGGAAATAAAATTGAATTCAAAGAAGAAAAAAGACTTTCTTACGAACAAAAATTAGAAAATTGCGAACATTCTGTTGGCAAAAAAATCTTAGAAATTGCGATTGCTAAACAATCTAATCTTATTGCTTCTGCAGATGTAACGACAACCAAAGAATTGCTAGAATTTGCAGAACAAGTTGGGCCACATATCGTTGCTCTAAAAACGCATATTGACATTATTTCTGATTTTGATAGTGACAAGACCATTCTTCCTCTAAAAGATTTAGCAACCAAGCATAATTTTCTTTTGATGGAAGACCGAAAATTCGGCGACATCGGGAATACTCAGGAATTACAATACAGAGGCGGAATGTATAAAATTTCGCATTGGGCAGATTTGGTTACGTCTCATGTCATTGCTGGCTATCAAAGCATTGATTGTTTTATGAATTCTGGAGTCATTGCCATTCTTTCTATGTCTTCAAAAGGTGCACTAACTGACCAAAATTATAGAGCAGAAGCTTTAAAAATAGTAGAAACGCATCCAAATATTATCGGTTGTGTGGCTCAAAATAAAGTTCCTGCCAATGTTTTACTTTTTACGCCAGGAGTAAATATCAGTTCCAAAGGCGATGACAAAGGTCAACAGTACAACACACCGGAACATGTTTTCAAAAATCTACATACAGATTTCGTGATTGTAGGACGCGGAATTTATAAAGCCGAAAATGTAGAAAAATCCGCAAAACTCTACAAGTTAGAATCTTGGAACGCCTACCTAAAATCGCTCTAAATGGATAAAAAAACGAACATACAATTCTATTCACCCACCGAAGAAAAATTAAATATTTGGTCTCATGCTTTCGGGATTTTCTTGAGCATCATCGCTTTGGTTTTATTAATCATTAAAGCGGTGCAACAAGACAACATCTGGATGATGATAAGTTTCCCGATTTTTGGGGTAAGTTTAATTTTATTATATCTCGCGTCTACGCTTTATCATGCTTCAAAAGAACCTCAAAAGAGATTTAAGCTCAAAGTTTTCGACCATGCTGCTATTTATGTTCTTATCGCAGGAAGTTATACACCTTTTACATTGGTTAGCTTAAATGGAGAAACGGGTTGGCTTATTTTTTCAATGGTTTGGGTGATGGCTTTTACAGGAATTATTCTCAAATTATTTTTCACAGGAAGATTTAAAGTTGTTTCTACAGCGATGTAAGTTTTGATGGGTTGGTTGATTGTTTTTTATTTCCAAGACTTAACCGCTAGTTTACACGAAAAAGGAGTATTTTACCTAATTCTTGGCGGAGTTTTATATACCATTGGTGCCATTTTATACAGCATTAAGAAAATAAAATTCAATCATGCTATTTTCCATTTTTTTGTTTTAGCAGGGAGTTTTTGTCATTTTTTATCGATTTATTTATACGTTTAGCAAAAGAAATTGAGCAACTTAATTTTACTTTTTGTCTGTCTGATTATAGGAATTGTTTTAAAAAAATCTAAAATAATTCCCGATAATTTTCACACCTCACTGAATGCATTTGTGATTAATATTTCGCTTTCTGCATTTTCTCTGTATTATATTTCAAAAATAGAACTCAACAGTTCGGTGATTTATCCAGTTTTAGTGGTTTGGATAGGAATTTTTGCTGCGATATTATTTTTTGCAGGATTAGGAAAAATTTTCGGTTGGAAATCTTCTTTAATCGGCGCTTTAATTATGTGTGCAGGTTTCGGAAATACTTCTTTTGTAGGCATTCCTTTAATCCAAGCGATGTATGGAGAAGAAGGTTTAAAAACCGTGATGTTGGTAGACCAACCCGGATTTGTCGCTCTTTCGACAGTAGGAATTTTAGTCGCCAATTTTTATTCTGGAAGCAAAGATTCTCTACTCAAACATCTTTCTAAAATTTTAAAATTCCCACCATTTATTGCATTTGTAATCGCGTTATTGTTGAATATTTTCTCCATAGAAATTCCAAAAGATTTTGACGAAGTTTTAATGAAATTGGGCGCAACTACTGTTCCACTCGCTTTGGTTTCTGTGGGAAGTCAAATGCAATGGAAAAAAATTGAGAAAAAAGAAGGATTTCATCTTTTCATCGGTTTACTTTTCAAGCTCGTTCTTTTGCCTTTATTGATTTTGGTGATTTACAAATATATTTTCCATCAAAGTGGAGACGTTATAGACATTTGTATTTTAGAAGCAGCGATGGCGCCTATGATTACAGCGGCGATTATTGCTTCGGCTCATGATTTAGAACCAAAATTTTGTAACTTGATGGTTGCCGTAGGAATTCCTCTATCTATCCTTACCGTGGGAATTTGGCATCTACTATTGCCTTTTTTGTAATTTAAAAAGATAAAAAATTCCGATTTATTTCGAAGAAAATATTCATCCGAGAAAGGAATGATAATTCTCAAAATCCATTGTCAATAAAATTCAAAAATTGTTGATAAAATGTAATATTTTTTCGGATTAATGTAAGCAATTTCAATAGTTTCTCTCTATATTTGATTTTCTAAAATCAATGAAGAAGAAGACCATCATTTTACTGTGTTTACTGCTTAATCTTTTTGCTTTCTCGCAGAAAGACTCCATTATTATTGACGCAAAAATTTCAGCAGGAACGCTTTCTGTAAGAGAAAAAATCTATTATCAAAACAAATCTGAGAGTGAACTAACACATCTTAAACTTCAAAATTTCACGGCAGCTTATAAAAGTAGAAATACGCCTTTAGTCAGAAGAAAATTAGAAGACCGAAAAAAGGATTTATATTACGCAAAACCCAATGAAAGAGGCAGATTGGTTTATCTGATGATAGACAAAAAACCGTATGAAGGTGTTTTAGATGATGAAAATCTTTTTATAAAACTCCCAAAACCTTTAGCTCCCAATGCTTTTACTGAACTTTCGCTGGAATATTCTGTGATTTTACCGAGTGCTCAGTATACAGGTTATGGAATTGGGAAAAATAATACTTTGCTCAAATATTTTTTCTTGGTTCCAGACAGTTTTGACCGAGATAATTTCCTTGAAAAATATTACAAAGATTTAGAAGAAAACGTAAATGTAAATACTTTTTACCGAGTAAAATTTGAAAATTCCGCTCAAAATATCAGCAGTAATTTAACAGAAGTTGCTCCTAATATTTTTGAAGGAAAACTGAATAAAGATGTAGAATTTCTGATTGCTGACCAAGAAAACTATCAGCTAGAAACCATCGTTGACGGACAAAAACACTTGCTAGAATTGGGTTATCCTGTTACCGAAAAAGAAAAAGAACTAATAGCGTTTTATCTACCACTTCACCTTCATTTTATCAAAGAAAAAACGGGATTTTTGCCAGAAAAAATCTTCATCAGCGAAAAATTTAAGTCCAAAAATGATTTCTTCGGGAATGATGATATCAAATTTTGGAAATTTAAGTTCCAAATGTTCACCGATGCCGAAAAAATAGACATGGATTACTTCAGCATTGTTTCTCAGCAAGTTGCAGAGCAATTATTCGTGTCTGATAAGGAAAAAAATCACTGGATTACAAACGGACTTAAAACGTATTTAGAAATTCAGTATTTGAAAAAAAATTACCCCGACCATAAAATTCTGGGCGCACTTTCTGATTATAAAATACTGGGAATGAAACCCTTAAAACTTTCATTTGCTTCTCGATTGAAGTTGATTGAAAGATACGGTCTCGCTTATCAATACATTACAGCACAAAACCTTGACCAAAAAATTGACGAAAAATTTTCGGATTTAAGTAATTTTAATGAAATGGCGATTAGCCAATTCGAAACAGGAAGCCTTTTTACCTTGATTGCCGAAAAAATGGGCACTTCTTATTTTGACAATTTCTTGAAAGGTTATATCTCCAAAAATCACACTTCTGAATTAGACAAAAGAGATTTTCTAGACCAACTTACGGTAGCTTCTGGTTACTCTTCAGAATTTTTAGAAAAATACGTCAAAAGAAAGCAAAGAATCAATTTTAAACTCAACGATTTCGAGAGAAAAGATAACGTCATCAACATTAATGTTTCTAAAAATACAGCGCAGAATATTCCTTTTAAATTAGAAACTTTTCATGAAGATGGCAGTAAAAAAACCTTTTGGTATGACACTAATTATCAGGACAGTTCTTGCGGTTACGTAATTCCAGATAATGAAGCGGTAAAAATTGTCATCAATGATTTATATGCTTTCCCAGAAAATAATTTTAGAGACAATTATCTTTATACCAAAGGAATTAAAGACAATGCCAAAAAATTAAGATTTAAACTCATTCCAGACAATCCAAATTCTGAAATCAACGAAGTTTATCTTACGCCAGGAATCGGTTGGAATAATTATGACAAATTCTTATTGGGAATTCGATTTAAAAATAAATCACTGATTGACAAGAGGTTTCAATATCTTATTTCGCCGTTTTTCAGTACAGGAAGTAAGGATATTAATGGATCTTTTAACGCTATCTATAAAATCCAACCACCAGAAAGTTTTTACAGAACGCTTACTTTAGGTGTTGCAACTGCCAAATACAATTATGATTTTGGGTTGTCTTACAAAAAAATCAGTTTTTCTGGGAATATGTCTTTTAACAAGAATCCTAGAAGCGAAATTTCTAGAATTTTGTCTGCTTCTTACAATTTTTTCGAAAGAGATTTAAGCCCAAAAATGATTGCAGAAAATGACTACGCTAAATATAACATTTGGAACTTAGGTTTTGTCTATTCAGACAATAATGTAATTAAAGAAAAGTATATTTTCGGGAATTTCCAATACATGGAAGATTATGCAAAACTTACTGCAGAAAGCTACTACAGACTAGAATATGCCAAAAATAAAAAACTGAGCTTACGATTGTATGGCGGTTATTTTTTAAGAAATCATACCAGAAATAATAATTTCGATATTGGAATTTCTAAAGTTTCCAACTATGCTTTCTCGTATAATCTATTGGCTCAGAGTGCAATAAGCGGAATCCTTTCTCAACAGTTTATTATGGCAGAAGGTGGTTTTAAATCTTATATCAACGGAAGTGTAGACCAATGGTTAATTACGCATAATGTAGAAGCCAACGTATGGAAGATGATAGACGTTTACGCAGATTTTGGAGTATATAAAAACCGTGCGCATTCTCCAAAATTCATTTGGGATAGTGGGATAAAATTTAAGGTCATTCCAGATTTTATAGAAGTCTATTTCCCTATGCAATCAAGCCTTGGTTTCGAACCGAAGTTCAAAGATTACGGCAATAGAATACGATTTACCTTTAACTTAAATGTAGGCGCTCTGATTGGATATTTCAGACGAGGCTGGTATTAAATAAAAAAAGGTTGCTCAAATGAGCAACCTTTAATTTTATCAATAAATTATAATTATTGTTTTACGATTTTTTGAGAAACAGTTTCACCGTTTACTTCACCTGTTACTACATAAACTCCTTTTGGTAAAGAAGAAACATTAAGAGAAGTATTCTTTTCTACAGAAGCAGATTTCACTAAAGAACCGCTTACATTATAAATTTTAATATTTGCTTTTTCTCCAAAACTAATTTCATTAGTTACTTTAGTATTTCTAACAAGATTAAATTTAAGTTTAGCAATATCACCTGTTGACAAACTAGTACTTTTATTTTCTG is part of the Cloacibacterium normanense genome and encodes:
- a CDS encoding AEC family transporter, with the protein product MSNLILLFVCLIIGIVLKKSKIIPDNFHTSLNAFVINISLSAFSLYYISKIELNSSVIYPVLVVWIGIFAAILFFAGLGKIFGWKSSLIGALIMCAGFGNTSFVGIPLIQAMYGEEGLKTVMLVDQPGFVALSTVGILVANFYSGSKDSLLKHLSKILKFPPFIAFVIALLLNIFSIEIPKDFDEVLMKLGATTVPLALVSVGSQMQWKKIEKKEGFHLFIGLLFKLVLLPLLILVIYKYIFHQSGDVIDICILEAAMAPMITAAIIASAHDLEPKFCNLMVAVGIPLSILTVGIWHLLLPFL
- a CDS encoding aminopeptidase codes for the protein MKKKTIILLCLLLNLFAFSQKDSIIIDAKISAGTLSVREKIYYQNKSESELTHLKLQNFTAAYKSRNTPLVRRKLEDRKKDLYYAKPNERGRLVYLMIDKKPYEGVLDDENLFIKLPKPLAPNAFTELSLEYSVILPSAQYTGYGIGKNNTLLKYFFLVPDSFDRDNFLEKYYKDLEENVNVNTFYRVKFENSAQNISSNLTEVAPNIFEGKLNKDVEFLIADQENYQLETIVDGQKHLLELGYPVTEKEKELIAFYLPLHLHFIKEKTGFLPEKIFISEKFKSKNDFFGNDDIKFWKFKFQMFTDAEKIDMDYFSIVSQQVAEQLFVSDKEKNHWITNGLKTYLEIQYLKKNYPDHKILGALSDYKILGMKPLKLSFASRLKLIERYGLAYQYITAQNLDQKIDEKFSDLSNFNEMAISQFETGSLFTLIAEKMGTSYFDNFLKGYISKNHTSELDKRDFLDQLTVASGYSSEFLEKYVKRKQRINFKLNDFERKDNVININVSKNTAQNIPFKLETFHEDGSKKTFWYDTNYQDSSCGYVIPDNEAVKIVINDLYAFPENNFRDNYLYTKGIKDNAKKLRFKLIPDNPNSEINEVYLTPGIGWNNYDKFLLGIRFKNKSLIDKRFQYLISPFFSTGSKDINGSFNAIYKIQPPESFYRTLTLGVATAKYNYDFGLSYKKISFSGNMSFNKNPRSEISRILSASYNFFERDLSPKMIAENDYAKYNIWNLGFVYSDNNVIKEKYIFGNFQYMEDYAKLTAESYYRLEYAKNKKLSLRLYGGYFLRNHTRNNNFDIGISKVSNYAFSYNLLAQSAISGILSQQFIMAEGGFKSYINGSVDQWLITHNVEANVWKMIDVYADFGVYKNRAHSPKFIWDSGIKFKVIPDFIEVYFPMQSSLGFEPKFKDYGNRIRFTFNLNVGALIGYFRRGWY
- a CDS encoding serine hydrolase, which produces MKKSFSLFFILCSLFFFSQISEQKLDELIQNTIKTFDVPGMSVGVLKDGKVIYSKGFGVRSLNSKLPMTPETLVGIASNSKGFTCTALAILADEGKLNWDDKVTKFLPDFKMYDDYVTQELTIKDLVTHRAGLGLGQGDLMFFPEGGTMPTEQLLHNVRYLKPAHSFRNTMDYNNVMFIVAGEVIHKISGKTWADFIEERIMKPVGMTASFGSYNRAKSIENKIDAHAPVNGKAVAVPHDWNETANAAGGILSNITDMTTWANFLMNGFVTKDGVLLVSEKNANLLWQIQQPIPMAAKNPYDTKFYGYGLGWFISDVKGHRQIQHTGGLIGTVTQFTLIPDLNLGIVVLTNQQQGVAFNTITNTVKDAYLGIEDRNWLKTYAERYAKGNAQYDKEKAETYAKVAAYQKDRSAKLAPEQFVGTYRDAWFGDIVISKEKKGFRIICKSSERLKGEVLPYSRDTFVIKWDDRSYDADAFFTLTFDEKGKAVSAKMKPISDITDFSFDFGDLDLKKVD
- the pyrF gene encoding orotidine-5'-phosphate decarboxylase, with protein sequence MESKKEFFLECYKLGIIKFGRFTLKSGIESPFYVDLRPLASEPKILKHLANYLLEMLPLDNFDVICGVPYAALPMATAMSLESYIPLIIKRKEAKEYGTKKLIEGIYKSGQNCLLVEDVITSGKSLVETIAEVESEGLKVSDIVVVLDREQGGKQLLQEKGYHVHTLFSISEVVEILKEVDHLTEEEVLRINEFIAGNKIEFKEEKRLSYEQKLENCEHSVGKKILEIAIAKQSNLIASADVTTTKELLEFAEQVGPHIVALKTHIDIISDFDSDKTILPLKDLATKHNFLLMEDRKFGDIGNTQELQYRGGMYKISHWADLVTSHVIAGYQSIDCFMNSGVIAILSMSSKGALTDQNYRAEALKIVETHPNIIGCVAQNKVPANVLLFTPGVNISSKGDDKGQQYNTPEHVFKNLHTDFVIVGRGIYKAENVEKSAKLYKLESWNAYLKSL
- a CDS encoding superoxide dismutase; protein product: MKKLVQWAFVAIAFSAVTSCVAVVGNTAQPVVNVESTDYGKPSDVTANAGAFKIKTLKHNYDAFSKYVDAKTMYIHFSKHYVGYLNNLNKAVEGKPQVNMTIEEVLKTLDTSNAALRNNAGGYYNHNLYFDLMTPNSTGKPTGKLADAINRDFGSFENFKKQFSDAGAKQFGSGWAWLVTDASGKLKVGSTPNQDNPLMPGMSISGTPVLAMDVWEHAYYLKYQNKRADYIEAFFNVIDWNVVSDYYEKAMK